The nucleotide sequence TTTTGGCGTCGCTGGTGGAGACCGCGTTGTCGAACTCGTATTCGTAGCGCAGGTTGATCTGGATGCGTTCGGTGATTTGGCCCTGCAGCGCGGTGTTGAAACGCACTTTGTAGTTGGGCAGATCTTCGGTGGTGGGCGTCGGCTGGTTGGCGACGGTGACGAAGCGGGAGCGGCCATCGGGGGAGTATTGCGCCACGGCATCCTGCACGAACTTGATGCGTTTGCTGATCTGGTAGGAATAGTCCTGAAAGAGTTCGATCAGGGTATAGAAATTGCCGTCGAGGGATTCTTCGTTGCGATATTGGGCGGTCAAACCACCGCCGATGTTCACGGCGTGGTCGTCGGATTTGAAGAGGCGGTAGCCGGCACCGATGTTTTGTTCCCAGTTGTCGGTAATGTTCTTCAGATCGTCGCGGTAGTAACTGCTCAAGGACTGTGCGAATGTGCGCTCCCCGAGTTCACGGCGCCAACGGAAGCTGCCGTCGTAGCGACTCTTGTTGACCACATTGTCCTGTTCGCCGCGCAGGATGCGGGTGTTGGCCTTGAAGGTATTGACGCCGTAGGTTCGCTCGGCGGTGGCTCGCAGGTCGATATTGATGGAGTCCTTGCGACCCTGTTCCTGGCGAAAACCCAGTTCGACGCTGCCGGACCAGGGGGTGATCTTGGCCGCCACCTTTGCTTTTGGGGAGGCATCGGGTGCTTGGGGCGGAACCGCGGGAGCGGCTTGTTCTGCGGTTGCCGCTTCCTGTGCATCTGATTCGACGACGACAGGAGCGATGGCGGCGAGTTCGGGCACGGGAATGGAGCTTCCTAATTTTACGTCGGCGGTGGAAACCTCGATCCGACCAACCATGGGGGCGTCGAAAACGATGATTTCGTCGGTTTGGCTCACGACCTCACCGCTCAGTCGGTCGCCATTGTGGAAAATCAATTCTTCGGCGTGGAGTGGGCCTGTGCATGCGGAAGCCACCAGAAGAAGCAGGAAAGTGAAATGCGAATTGAGCGGTGCGGATACCATTTTGCTTAAACGAGCACGTAAATGCGGACTTTCCTGACGAACAACAGATGAATCCGTTTTGGGATGTAAAAAGCCCCTGAATTGTTCCGCCGGGGGTGTCGTTTCGCAATGGATTGGCATTGGTGGATCCCACCTATGGCCCTGAAACTAAATGAGATGCCGAAGACAAATTGTGCGGTTAGCGCTTAAATTGGTTGCGTAATAATACCCACAAGTCGTTTGCAAGATTGCACTTGCGATAAATAAATCGACCCGGCTTGCTGGAAGAACGCTCATTTCCGGGCGCATATCATAATCATAATCCAGACCACACATATGAAGAACAACAATTCCTCCAAGGGCTTTACGCTCGTTGAAATCATGATCGTTGTCGTCATCATCGGCCTCTTGGCTGCGATGGCCATTCCGGCGTTCCAAAAGGTCCGCGCCAGCTCGCAGGACAAGGCGGTTCTCAACAACCTCCGTCAACTCGGTTCCGCCGCTGACCAATACTTCCTCGAGAACGGTGTCAGTGAAGTCACGTCTTCCTCCCTCGTGGGCACGAACTCCAGCAACTACATCAAGTCCGTGCAGACCGTTGCGGGTGAGACCTACGTCACGACCCTCGAGCAGGGTGCTGCCGTTACCGCGTTCGACGTCGCCGGTGCTCGCACGATCACCTACAATAACTGATTCGTTCTTGCCGAACTTTCGAGCCGCCCAATTCATTGGGCGGCTTTTTTTATGCTTACACAGATCGCTAAGAACCGCCGGCTTTGGTTGTTACTGCTCATGGCCGGTTTGGTGTTGGTCACCACGCGGTGGGCCCTCACGCCAAGTCAGTCCTTCAACTTTGTCGCCCAGTTCGGATATTGGTGCATGTTGGCGTTGGTGATCCTGCTCGGTCGTGCGGTGGCAAAGGCCGGGGCCGGGAAATGGGTCAGGGATAATTTTGGCCGATTCGATGCGATGGTGCTCGTATTGGTGGTGGTCTGCACCTCGGTGTGGTGGTCGCACGAAAAGCCGGGTTTCAAGATTCTGGCCGATGAACTACTTTTGCTGGGCACGTCGGTGGGGATGCACCACGAACGTTACGCCACTTATCCCAGCCGGGCGACCGATGTGCAGGGGCCGTTTCAGATCATCGAGCGGGTGCTCGACAAGCGTCCGTTGCTTTTCCCTTTTCTGGTTTCGACCGTGCATGACCTCACCGGCTACCGGGTGGAAAACGGTTTCTATTTCAATCGCGGACTGGGGATCGCTTTTCTTTTGCTGGTATACGTTTTGGGTTGGCAAATGGGAGGCCGTCGCTGGGCGGGGGTATTGGCGTTGTTATTGTTTGCCGGTCTGCCTCTGGCCGCGCAGCAGAGTGCGGGCTGCGGTTTCGAATTACTTAACCTGTTTTTCATGGCCGCGTTCATGTTGGGCATGTTGGCCTACCTGCGGCGGCCGGATGCGCTCCGACTCGAGGTCATGGTGTATACCGCTTTGGCACTGGCGGCCTGTCGCTATGAGTCGATCCTGTTCATGGGTCCGATGGCGCTGGCGGCTTTGATTGGGTGGTGGCGTCGCCAACGCATTGATGTTTCGTGGCCGGTGTTGATTTCTCCGGTGTTTTTGGCGATGTGGCTCACCCAGAATCGCATTTTTTCCGGTGATTCCACGGCGTGGCAGATGGCGAGCAAGGAGGGCACGAGTTCGCCGTTTGGGTTGGAATACCTCGTGCCGAATTTTGGTCATGCGTTGGCGTTCTTTTTTGATTTTGACGGCTACCAACCGAGCTCGGCGATCTTTGCGGCCCTGGGGTTATTGGCTTTGCCGTTTCTCCTGTTGTGGGTGGTGCGCAAACTTCGCACGGCTGCTGAAACAACCGCCGACGAACTCACCTGGATTCTCTCCGGGGCCGGTTTGTTCGGCATTACCGCCATCATGTTGCTCTATTTCTGGGGGCAATTTGATGACCGCATCATCAATCGGCTGAGTTTACCGACCCATCTGTTCATGATGCTTGCGATTGTGGTGGTGGTGCGCTCGATCGCGAAAACCGACCGGGTATGGAAATGGCTGACCGGAGTGGTGGCGTTTGCGGCGATTGCGCAGAGTTTGCCCGTGATGGCCAAACTCGCCTACGAGGTGGATTATTCACCCGGATTGGAAATGAAATTGCGGGAGAAGTTTCTTAAGGAACAGCCCGAGAAGGACTTTCTGGTGCTCGATAACGACGCGGTCTTTTGGATTGTTCATGGATTGCCGTCGGCCGGCGTAATTGGGGCCCGGGATCGGGCGGAGTCTCTGGCGTATCATCTGCGCAATCACAGTTTCTCGGGCATCTATGTCTTTCAAACGGTGCGGGTGAACAGTGATACCGGAGCGTATTATATTGATCCCACGGAAGACATGGGGCCCCAATTTGAACTGGAAACGGTTTGGCAGCAAAAGACGGAGACGCTGATGTTTGTGCGATTCAGCCGCATCATTTCGGTCGATCTCGACGGAGAAACGGTGCGCGAAGTGCGTGACGCGGTGCCGACTACCACGGGACACCTGAATACACCGGAGCAGATTGAGGAGATTCGGACGCTCTACTTGGAGAACTGGATCAAACAATTGCCGTGAAATTCATTGAGCCAAAGGGGGCGAGTCATTCGAACTTTATGCTGTTCGGCGTGGCGTGGCGTTCGGCCGCAGGCCGCAAACTGGTGGTGCGCTTGGTGGCATTTACGGCGACAGCGGTCGCGGCGATCGTAGGGGGATTTCTATATTTTACTCCGGTTAAAGCAGGGGAATTGGTGCGGCAATACGGTTACTTCGGTATCGCCGGCACATTGATTTGGTTTCTGGTGTTGGTGCGCCGGGATCTGCCCGCCGCCAGATCATGGGTGCGGGTAATGACAGTATCGGAGTTCAAACACCTTTGCTGGATGGTGGGCGGCTTGAGTGTCCTCGCATGGGTCGCATTTCCGCTGAGCTATAAGGTGATGTTCGATGAGTTGGTGCTGCAGGCCACCTCGTGGAACCTGCATCGCATGCGGGAGGTGGGCACGATTGTGCGGGGTTATGATGTGGAAGGAGTGTTTCTTCCGCTCTTTGTCTACGTGGACAAGCGGCCCTACTTTTTTGCGTTTCTGGTGTCGTTGGTGCACGACGTTTTGGGATTCCGGGAATCCAACGGATTCTTGTTCAACGCGGTGTTGTTCCCGATGGTTTTAGTGTTGTTCTACGCCATCGTGCGGCGATTGGCTCCGGCTCGGGTGGCGCTCGCGGGATTGGCTTGTTTTGGCGCCACTCCGTTGCTGGCTCAAAATGCGAACGGGTCGGGAATGGACTTGCTGAACTTGGGCATGATTCTGCTCACGATCCTGCTGGCGGCCCGATATTTGCAGCGGCCGGATGACCATCGGCTCTCCGTGTTGCTGATTGCTTGCGTGCTGTTGGCGCAGACGCGATACGAGTCATTGCTGTTTGTGGTCACGACGGGACTAGTCGTGATCGAAGGCTGGCGCCGGGCGGGGCGCGTATTGTTGCCTGTCACGGCCATCCTGACACCTTTATTGCTCATTCCGAGTGGGTTGCACAATAGCTATCTCTCCGGGACGCCTGCGCTGTGGGAATTGAAAGAGAACATGGATTCTCGTTTCAACTTCGTGCACGTCATGACGAATTTGCAGCATGCATGGTCTTATTTTTTCAATTTGGGCTTCGGGTCACTCGGGTCTATCTGGCTCTCGCTTTGTGGACTGCCGGCCCTGCTGGTGGGGTTGTTTTTAGCCGGTAAGCATTGGCGTAGCTGGCGCTACACTGATTCCACGATTGTTTCCGTCATGTTGGCGGGAATCGCCATTTTGGCTAATCTTGGACTATTGATGGCGTATTTTTGGGGCCAGCTGGATGACCCGATTGTATCGCGCCTGATCATGCCGTTTACGGTGTTGATGGGAGTGGCCATCGTAGTCGCACTCAGAACCATCGAATCGCGAGGTTGGCCCCTTGCCCGTTGGGTCTTGGGCGGTGCGCTGTTGTATCATCTTTCTTGGGGCTTGCCGGCCGCAAACCATCATCGACGCATCAATCAACTGGCCAACGAAATGGAGTGGGAGGTGCGTGCCATATCGCGCATGTCGCCACGTTCACGTCTCATCCTGACCGACAAATCCTCGCTCAATTGGATGATTCGCGGAATTCCGTCGATCATTTTGGAAAACGCGGATTCACGGGCCGAACAGATCCAGTTTCATCTCGATCATGGCACATTCGAAGAGGTTTTGGTCACGCAGCGGATTCGCCCGATCAGCATTGACGGTGGGTTCGAAGTGGATCCGCGGGATCGCATTTCCGCACGTTTTGTTTTGGAACCGGTGATCGAGCGAATGCACGGAGCTCGCTTGGTGCGGATTAGTCGTGTTGTCGAAATTAAAGCCGAACCGGAACAGGATCAATCAATGGGGACTTCATCCGAGGACGGGACCGACTCATCCGTATAGCGGGCTGCGATGGCGGCGTTGACTGCAGCCAAAGGAGAATTCACGGCCAGGTTGATGTCCGCGTCGGACAGCTCATAAACCAAAATTGAATATCCAACATAGTCGTCGGGTGCACGGTTCTGGAGATAGTGGCACAGTCGACCGAATTGCAGGGCCTCGTAGTTCCACAAGCGGGTGGTTACTTCCGCAGAGGTGAGCGGATTGCCCTGCATGTCTGTGATGGGGGCGCCAGCCGGGCGTTGGGAGAAGTGCTGCACCCAAGTGCGCAGTTTTGCGTAAGTGGCTTCAAAGCTCAGAGTCCATGCACCGCGCGTCGGCGTATAAACCTGTTGATACATGGTGGCGCTGATACAGTAGATGCCGCCCTGGACCTTGGCGGGGACGACCCGGGCACGTCGGTCAAAGTATGAGTCGCCGAACCTTACCGCGTCGATGCCCTCCTGCTCCGGGTCGCCGTAGCCAAAATAAGATAAGAATACGGGCTGTTCCGTGCGATGTGCTGTCAGCCAATCACGCAGGCTGGGAAGGTCCTGCCCCCAATCGAGCGAGCTATCGACAAAGATTTTGTGGGCGTTTTCGGGGCCGCCACCCAGCGCGTTGAAATAAGCCAGATAGTAAGGTCTCGTGGTGAGGGATACGGCCACGTGTGAACCGAGCAAAACTACCACCATGGCCAGCATCCACCCGCGATGTTTTATCAAGCGCAATGCCGCGGCTCCGGCGAAAATGAACATAACGGGGTAGAGCGGCAGCATGTGCCGGTGACCGATGCTCAAGCTCGAGGTCAAGATGGTGGAACCGTAAATTCCGAACAACGCGAGCAACGGCACAAGTCGATACCAACGTCCGCGGCGGCTGCGCAGCTGGCTGCAGGCCAGCGTGCCAAGGAAGATCAGCAGCAGCGCGGGCCCAGTGGTCTTGAGAAGAAACGCCGTGGGAAAAAACGTCCACCATCCGGTGTTGCGAAACTCGCCGGCGAAGAACGCCAGGCGAGACCGGGAATAACGATCGACATTCAACAGACCGTGAAGAAACGCCTCCGGGAACAGTTCGTGGCTTCGACAAAATTGGGCGATGGCCTGGAGGGGGCCGGGTTTGAAATTGACCGGTTGAGCCGATGCATTGCGTCCATCCGCCAGCAGCCGGGGGGTGGGCGTATCCGCCAGCGTCACCATCTCCCAAGTATGCATGTAGTATTGGTGGTCGGGATTGCTCGTCGGTCGATATCGGAAGCCGTAGCAAGCCCAGATGCACGACCACGCGATCAAAACCGCCACCACGCTGACGCCGCCCAGCACGACGACCCGGCGGCCGCCTCGGACCCAATGGGTGGAGCCACGCCAGACCGCGACCAATGGCGCACGCCGCAGCAGGCGCGCCACGATCATGATGATTGCCATGGGGGCGAACAAGACGGCGGAAAATTTGGAAACCGCCAGTAGTCCGGCGGCGAGTCCCGCCACGACGATTCGCGTGAGCGTCACCCGGTGACAAACCCGCCACCACGCCAGTGTGGCCAGACCGAAGCTTAATGCGGCGGCGGTATCTGACGTCGCGAGCCCACCGTGAGCGAGCAAGGTCGGACTGAACGCCGCCAAGGTGACCGAAACCAATCCACCCGCGGGGCCGAAAAGATCGCGACTCCAACAAAAGATAGTGAAGCACAAAGCCCCGGAGAGCAGGGCGATCATGCCACGGGCCGCGGCCAGAATACGGGCGGAATCGTTGCCCAGTTCGTAGAAAAAGTCTTCGCCGAGATGCCAGACTTGACCCACCTCCCACGCGGGATGATCGGGGGGGAACGGTTGGAGGTCCATGATGAGCAACGGCAGGGCGGCCCAGCGTTGCGGAAAGTTGCCGTTCTCGGGTTGGAACCGCATGTCTCCAGCTGTCCAATACGCATAACCGGCCGTGACGTGTGCGATCTCGTCGAAGGTGGTGCTAAACTGACGCGAAACGCTCGCGGCCATCAGCACGTGCAGCCCGCACAATACCACGGCGATCCAGGTGGCCCGGGCGCGGCCGATGATTTCACGATGGGGGCGGATCATTCGGAAGACTTCTCCAACACCACGACCATGCGCGAGGCGAAGCATCGCGGTGCCAGTCGCAGCACCCGATCAACGGCTCGGTTGAGTGGACGCAACCACCCGCGGTTCAAGTTGGGCCCGCGAAAGCCCCCGGTCATAATCCACGGGAACGCCGGCAGGTAGATCACCTTGACGAGCTCCCAACCGGCTAGTGGGAACTGGTCGCGCTGGGCCCCGAACACGCGCCACGCGTTGCCTTGCGCCGCATAGTAGTCGATCGCATCGGGAGCGAAATCGGCCGGAGCACTCCACGTGATCGCATCCCGCAATGCCAGCGGTTCGTGATGAAAAAGGCCCAGCGCGATCCGGCCGAGCAATCCGGCCGATGGTTCCATCATCACGACGCGTCCACCGGGTTGGAGGACGCGGTGCAGTTCGCTCAAAACCGTGCCGGGATAACGCAGATGATGAAACACGTCGAAGAGCACAATCCCGGCGAGCGAGCGGTCGGCGTAGGACAGAGCATAGACGTTTTCCTGTCGGTCGAGCCACGGGTTGGGGAACAAATCGCTGGTCACGGCGGCGGGCAGCACGGATTTCAAGTTTCCGATGCCCGACCCGCACTCCAGAACCGGGCCGTGCTCCGGCGGGGGCAGTTCGGCGGCGATCAGTCGGTAAAACCCGGCGTATTCGGCCTGGAGCTCCGGTTTACGTTTCCAGTGCTGCAGATTCTCATGGATCTCGGCGTTGTGTTGATCGATGGCGGGGATTGCCGGGGAATCCGAATCGAGTGGCATGACACGACGTTTCGGTGGGGTCGGGGGCTTGGCGAGTCTGCAAGTTGCCGAATCGGCAAAAATCGGGTTTTGCTTCCCTTCGCCTAGGCAAGCCCTTCCCTTGACCGGTCTTAATGGCAGATCACGTCCTTCGAACATGAATTCCGATGAGTATGAAAAAATGGCCCGAGTGGAAACGCGCCATTGGTTCTATGTCGGCAAGCGCCAGATCGCTCGCTGGGCCATTGAACGGTTTGAGGGCGACATTGCGGATGGTGCATTGCTCGATTGCGGAGCAGGCACCGGCATCTTTGCGCAGGAGTTGAGCGCGAGTCGTCGCGTCAAGGTGATGGACGATCACGACGAGTCATTGACCGTGCTGCGACAGCGCTTTCCCGACAATGCCGTGGTCGAAGGCTCGTGCACGGCTATCCCGCTATCCGACGCGTCGGAAACATGCGTCACGTTGCTCGATGTGCTCGAACACGTGGAGGATGATCGGGCGGCGGTGAAGGAGTTCCACCGGGTGCTCAAGCCGGGAGGATTACTGGTGATAACCGTGCCCGCCATGATGCAGCTGTGGAGCGACTGGGATCAGGCGTTGCATCATTTCAGACGTTATAGTCGGTCGGGATTGGCAGCGCTCTTCCACGATGCGCAGTGGGAACAATGCTATCTCAAGTATGTGAATACGGCGGCGTTTCCCGCCGTGTGGTGGATGCGGCGGGGCCGTCGCTCCGAGGATGCCGTCCGGCAGGAGGATCGCCTCCCGCCGAACTGGTTGAACCATGTGTTACGCTGGCTGTTTGTGTGGCCCGCCGTGCGCCGTTGGTGTCCAGCTCCGTTTGGCGTGGGGCTGATCATCGTGCTGCGCAAACGCTGAACTTCAGGGACGCTTGATAAAGCGGGCTTCGCCGATGACCGCGCCGTTTTTGTCGATGAATTTCAGCCACAGTTTTGAGAGGTCGGCGCTGGGCAAACGCTCCCGGGGAAGCAGATGCCAGCGGGTCAGTCCGTGAGTGGTCAGGGGCCATCGACTGTCCGCGGGATCATAGTCGGAGCGTGTTACCCCGTTGGGATGAATGGGGATGATTTGGGCGCGCGTATTGTCGGCCGACCAATCCCAGGCCGGATTTTCGGTGGAGGTTGTTCCATGCAAAAGCGCCACTTGGATCCTCACAACGCTGCTGCCTGCGGGAAGTGCGGTGTCGATCCGCACGAGAATCGGTTCGGCGGAATTTTCGCTCTTCTCGGGTTGCTGGAAAATCTCCGCGCCATCCAGCACCACCCGTCCGGGTAAATAGCGCGCGCGGAACGACAGAGGGCCCAGGCTGAAGACGGGTTGAAAGGTGTCCTCAGCAAAGTTGAGTAACGGGCTTTCCTGAACGAACTCGGGTCGTAGTTTGGCCGCGACCAGATCGTGTTGTTCAATCATTGTCGTCACGGGTCCATGTTCGAGCTGGGAGATAATGGTGTTTTGCTGCTCGTTATCCAGCAGCGTGAACCAGTGGGTAACGTTGGTTTCGTTCGGCGTGGGAAGACCCGTCCAAAGGTTAAAACTGTAGCTGCCGGGCAGTGAAAACAGCTGCTCGCCGTGCAACGCGGCATTGCGCGTCATGATGCGGATGGCGCTGCCCAAATCGGCTGGCATCCGCATATGCTTCGCCCCCGGCAGAGCCAATGGTTCCGATTGTTTGAAATAATTCCAACCCAACTGCAGCGGGCAAAAGGCAAGTGCCGCGACTCCCACGATGCTGACTCCGGTTGCAATCGTTTTGACGCGCGGCGGGATCAGATACTCCCCGGCGTCGTGCAATGCGACCACCGCAAGTGGAATCCATAGAAACGTGCCCCAGCCGATCTGGCTGCCGGCCACGGGAAAGGCGTGAAGAAACTGCCAGACGAGCATTAATGCGAGCAACGTGGTCGCAGCCATGCGTTCGGGGGGCTTTGATCGCAAGGGCACGACGAGCCACCCCACGGTTGCAGCGAGTGAAGTCATCACGAATCCGACGGTCGATGGCGGGGAACTGCACGCGTGATAGATGAACAATCCGGCCAAACCGAGGCGCCCCATCGCGATCGATTTCAACCAGGATGCACTCAAGGTGTTGGGTTGATACCGGAACAAAACCCACGTCAGAAGTCCCCATGAGAACAGCGTCAGTGGCACGGTCCCGGTTCGCCAGCGAAAGCCATGATGGTAGGCATCCGCGTGGCCCAATGGTCCCAGTATTATGCCACGAATCAACCCGGACATACTGGACCCGGAAAACATGGTCATCGTGACGGTCGCCACCATGAATAATAGCGCGACGCCGATCGCGGTAAAAACCATGGGCGGCGTTACCCACGATTGCCGATAGTGATGGGTCAACCGTCCGGTTGCGACGATTGCAGCCGAGCCAGCCATGGCGTAAACTCCTGCCCACGGTTGATCCAGGTGGCCGCCCATCAAAACGATTGGGATGAGGCCGCCACCGACGATGAGCAACTGCGGCAACCAGCGCCGGGATGATTGACCGGACCAGGTGCTGTTAAGGCCCAACCACATGCAGCCGGCTGCACCGAGAAACACCCCGACATTTATCTTAATCATTGCGCAAACCGCTGCCGCCACAGCCAGGGTGATGGCAACGATGCTCATTCGTCTTTGCTGCACGGCAGTGATGCTGATGGCGGCCGTCAGGGCGATTACCGGAGTGAGGGTGTTTCCCGGATGCATCGGCTCGAACGTCATCTGCCACAGCAGGCCGAAGGTGCCGGCGAATGAAGCCATGGCCGCCAGCTGAGATCGGGTCAGGCGATGGGTGATCCACCCACTGGCGGCGGCGGTCGTCAGCCATGCCCCGATGGTGTAAAAACGTCCGAGATCATGGGTCCACGAAAAATCCCCCAGCCGGGCGATGCCGCCAAACACGAGATAAAACAACGGGCCGTATTGACTGTAGACGCGGTCGTAGAGCGCGCCGTGGCGCGCGAAGTTATTCAGCGACAGGAGCACGTAGCCCTCGTCGTCATAAAGCATGAAGATCGAAAAAATCTGCAGATAGGCGGCGATCGCGGCGGTCGCGAACAGCACCGACCAGGCCAGCGTCGTCAGGTGGCGAGACAACGACGCCCTACTCACGATGATGGTGGTGCTTTACCAAATACAGCGGGCGCTGCTTCACCTCATCGTAAATTCGGCCGAGGTATTCGCCGAGCACGCCGATGCCGATCAATTGCACGCCGCCGAGGAAGAGCACGAGAGTGACCAAGGTGGTGAAACCGGTTTGGGCGTGTTCGATCCCGATCAAGCGGCGCACGGCGTAAAACGCCCCCAGGCTGAATCCAATCACGGCGATGAATAAACCCAGGTAGGAAACCAGACGCAACGGGAGTCGCGAAAAACTGAATACGCCGTCCAAGGCATAGCGCACCAGACTGCGCAGGGTTTGTTTGGGCTGACCGGCCGCTCGGTTCTGACGATCGTAGGTCACCTCGGCGACATCCTCGCTCACCCACGCGCGGAGTCCGGGGAAAAATCGGTTGCGTTCCGGCAGGCGATTGAACGCCTGCACGGTCTTGCGACTCATCAGTCCGAAGGTTCCAGTGTTTTGTTCGCTACGGGAGGAGTCGGCGAAGCCGGCGAAAGTGGCGTGGAACAGGTCCATGCCGAGACGTTTCAACCCGGTTTCTTGGCGGGATTTTCGCACTGCGAGCACTACACCCGCGCCTTCGCGCCAACGCTCGATGAGGGCGGGGATGAGTTCCGGCGGATCTTGGAGATCGGCATCCAGCGTGATGGTGGCATCCGCCTGATCGGCGACGGACAACCCGGCGGCCAAGGCGGCCTGGAAGCCAAAGTTGCGGGTCAGCACGACGGATTCGAAACGCGCATCACGCTTGGTTTGAGCCACCATCAACGTGTTGCTGCCATCGCGACTGCCGTCGTCGACGAGAATGGC is from Synoicihabitans lomoniglobus and encodes:
- a CDS encoding DUF481 domain-containing protein, which produces MSQTDEIIVFDAPMVGRIEVSTADVKLGSSIPVPELAAIAPVVVESDAQEAATAEQAAPAVPPQAPDASPKAKVAAKITPWSGSVELGFRQEQGRKDSINIDLRATAERTYGVNTFKANTRILRGEQDNVVNKSRYDGSFRWRRELGERTFAQSLSSYYRDDLKNITDNWEQNIGAGYRLFKSDDHAVNIGGGLTAQYRNEESLDGNFYTLIELFQDYSYQISKRIKFVQDAVAQYSPDGRSRFVTVANQPTPTTEDLPNYKVRFNTALQGQITERIQINLRYEYEFDNAVSTSDAKTDQRITSSIGYGF
- a CDS encoding prepilin-type N-terminal cleavage/methylation domain-containing protein; its protein translation is MKNNNSSKGFTLVEIMIVVVIIGLLAAMAIPAFQKVRASSQDKAVLNNLRQLGSAADQYFLENGVSEVTSSSLVGTNSSNYIKSVQTVAGETYVTTLEQGAAVTAFDVAGARTITYNN
- a CDS encoding ArnT family glycosyltransferase; its protein translation is MKFIEPKGASHSNFMLFGVAWRSAAGRKLVVRLVAFTATAVAAIVGGFLYFTPVKAGELVRQYGYFGIAGTLIWFLVLVRRDLPAARSWVRVMTVSEFKHLCWMVGGLSVLAWVAFPLSYKVMFDELVLQATSWNLHRMREVGTIVRGYDVEGVFLPLFVYVDKRPYFFAFLVSLVHDVLGFRESNGFLFNAVLFPMVLVLFYAIVRRLAPARVALAGLACFGATPLLAQNANGSGMDLLNLGMILLTILLAARYLQRPDDHRLSVLLIACVLLAQTRYESLLFVVTTGLVVIEGWRRAGRVLLPVTAILTPLLLIPSGLHNSYLSGTPALWELKENMDSRFNFVHVMTNLQHAWSYFFNLGFGSLGSIWLSLCGLPALLVGLFLAGKHWRSWRYTDSTIVSVMLAGIAILANLGLLMAYFWGQLDDPIVSRLIMPFTVLMGVAIVVALRTIESRGWPLARWVLGGALLYHLSWGLPAANHHRRINQLANEMEWEVRAISRMSPRSRLILTDKSSLNWMIRGIPSIILENADSRAEQIQFHLDHGTFEEVLVTQRIRPISIDGGFEVDPRDRISARFVLEPVIERMHGARLVRISRVVEIKAEPEQDQSMGTSSEDGTDSSV
- a CDS encoding ArnT family glycosyltransferase, whose product is MIRPHREIIGRARATWIAVVLCGLHVLMAASVSRQFSTTFDEIAHVTAGYAYWTAGDMRFQPENGNFPQRWAALPLLIMDLQPFPPDHPAWEVGQVWHLGEDFFYELGNDSARILAAARGMIALLSGALCFTIFCWSRDLFGPAGGLVSVTLAAFSPTLLAHGGLATSDTAAALSFGLATLAWWRVCHRVTLTRIVVAGLAAGLLAVSKFSAVLFAPMAIIMIVARLLRRAPLVAVWRGSTHWVRGGRRVVVLGGVSVVAVLIAWSCIWACYGFRYRPTSNPDHQYYMHTWEMVTLADTPTPRLLADGRNASAQPVNFKPGPLQAIAQFCRSHELFPEAFLHGLLNVDRYSRSRLAFFAGEFRNTGWWTFFPTAFLLKTTGPALLLIFLGTLACSQLRSRRGRWYRLVPLLALFGIYGSTILTSSLSIGHRHMLPLYPVMFIFAGAAALRLIKHRGWMLAMVVVLLGSHVAVSLTTRPYYLAYFNALGGGPENAHKIFVDSSLDWGQDLPSLRDWLTAHRTEQPVFLSYFGYGDPEQEGIDAVRFGDSYFDRRARVVPAKVQGGIYCISATMYQQVYTPTRGAWTLSFEATYAKLRTWVQHFSQRPAGAPITDMQGNPLTSAEVTTRLWNYEALQFGRLCHYLQNRAPDDYVGYSILVYELSDADINLAVNSPLAAVNAAIAARYTDESVPSSDEVPID
- a CDS encoding class I SAM-dependent methyltransferase encodes the protein MPLDSDSPAIPAIDQHNAEIHENLQHWKRKPELQAEYAGFYRLIAAELPPPEHGPVLECGSGIGNLKSVLPAAVTSDLFPNPWLDRQENVYALSYADRSLAGIVLFDVFHHLRYPGTVLSELHRVLQPGGRVVMMEPSAGLLGRIALGLFHHEPLALRDAITWSAPADFAPDAIDYYAAQGNAWRVFGAQRDQFPLAGWELVKVIYLPAFPWIMTGGFRGPNLNRGWLRPLNRAVDRVLRLAPRCFASRMVVVLEKSSE
- a CDS encoding class I SAM-dependent methyltransferase; protein product: MNSDEYEKMARVETRHWFYVGKRQIARWAIERFEGDIADGALLDCGAGTGIFAQELSASRRVKVMDDHDESLTVLRQRFPDNAVVEGSCTAIPLSDASETCVTLLDVLEHVEDDRAAVKEFHRVLKPGGLLVITVPAMMQLWSDWDQALHHFRRYSRSGLAALFHDAQWEQCYLKYVNTAAFPAVWWMRRGRRSEDAVRQEDRLPPNWLNHVLRWLFVWPAVRRWCPAPFGVGLIIVLRKR
- a CDS encoding glycosyltransferase family 2 protein; this encodes MEPAAPTIAVVMPVFNEEAVLPEVFQRLTTLFDAHPENIWRAILVDDGSRDGSNTLMVAQTKRDARFESVVLTRNFGFQAALAAGLSVADQADATITLDADLQDPPELIPALIERWREGAGVVLAVRKSRQETGLKRLGMDLFHATFAGFADSSRSEQNTGTFGLMSRKTVQAFNRLPERNRFFPGLRAWVSEDVAEVTYDRQNRAAGQPKQTLRSLVRYALDGVFSFSRLPLRLVSYLGLFIAVIGFSLGAFYAVRRLIGIEHAQTGFTTLVTLVLFLGGVQLIGIGVLGEYLGRIYDEVKQRPLYLVKHHHHRE